The Struthio camelus isolate bStrCam1 chromosome 21, bStrCam1.hap1, whole genome shotgun sequence genome includes the window ggccgcggagggcggcgcggagGGCTGCCTGGCCCCGGGGGGGCTCGCCTGTTTTCCCCAGCAAAGCGGTTCCCGGGACTCGCTCGCGCGGCTGCCCCCGTGCCCGGCCCTCTCCCAACCAGCCTCTCCTCTGTTTTGTTCCCCGTAGAAATTCAAGATTACTACGACTATCACGGTAAGCGCTCCGTCGGGGCGAGCcggggcggcccgcgccgccggctttGCCCCCGGGAAAGGATGCAAAAAGCAGGGTTTGGGGGAGCGGGGGGTGGGACGGGCGCCAGCGCCGCGGCCGTGCCTTGCAGATGTGACCCCGCGCGCCCCCGAGGAGCAGTTTCGGTACCAGTCGCAGCAGCAATCCCAGCAGGAGGTCGTGCCGGCACCCACCCCAGGTGAGCGGCGGCAGCCCGGGCCTCCCGGCGGGGAgcgaaagggaaaaataaataaaaataaaaaagcaagggGGTTTGGCAGCATCCCCTCGGGCGCCTCCCCGACTTTGCTCTCCCCGCAGCTGCCGTCCCCGAGACGGAGCCCACGGAGCCGGGACCGCTGGGTGAGTGCCGacctcgctcgctccctttcggggcgggggggagctcGGGGCCGGGCTTTGGGCGCCAGGGGCCGGCCCAGCTCTGCGGAGCGCCGCGGCTCGCCGGTTTTCGGAGGGCTGCCCGCCCCGGCCAGCCGCCCGCACGGGTTTGGGCTGCTCCCCGCCGCTGCCGTCCAAGGCAAACACGGCGCGGCCGCTCGCACGCACCCGCCTTGacagaaggaggggggaaaaagaaaaaagggaaaaatcgcATCACTTTCCCCGTTTAACCGTTGCACGAAGCACCTGGGCTGCGGCCGcggccaggcagggctggcagcgctccggctccggctccggccgcccTCTCCCCGGGGGCCGGAGGATTTTCCCGGCGGCGGAGGCAGCCAGCGCTGCGGCTtggcggcggagggggggaaaaaaaaaatcaccgctAATGCTCCAGGGATTGGGATCTTCCCCAGCCCGGGTGCAAAACCTGCAGCGCTGACGCCCGCTCTCGTTGCAGACTGCCGGGAGGAGCAGTACCCCTGCACCAGGCTCTACTCGGTCCACAAGCCCTGCAAGCAGTGCCTGAACGAGATCTGCTTTTACAGGTAAGCGCGGCGGCCCGGGAGCGTTGCCCCATCCCCAGCTCGCTCCCACGCTGGCCTTCGGCGCCCCCGTTTCCAGCCGCCGCCTTGCGGGAGCCGGGGTAGGGGGGAACCCGCTCTCGCCGGGGCTTTTTGGGGTGTAAACTCGCTGCCTTTGCTGCCCGCCGCCAGCCTCCGCCGGGTTTACGTGATCAACAAGGAGATCTGCGTCCGCACCGTGTGCGCCCACGAAGAGCTGCTGCGAGGTaagcgcccgccgcgggggaagCGGCGTTTCCCAtgggttcccccccccaaccaaagAGAAAACACCCATCcccttgcaaaagaaaaaggggCACCCGGCCTCCGCGTGGGGTTTTCTTGAGCCGATGGCAGCGTTTAGGAGATGTCCTGCAGCCCGGcgccgtgtcccccccaccccggaccgCCGCGGTcggtccccggggccgggggggagccggcggccgcggcgcttttAGCCCTGACGGGGTTTCGTCGCTTGCCGCCCGCAGCCGACCTGTGCCGCGACAAGTTCTCCAAGTGCGGGGTGATGGCCACCAGCGGGCTCTGCCAGACCGTGGTCGCCTCCTGCGCCCGCAGCTGCGGCGGCTGCTGAGCtccaggggcggggggggaaaaacccgAAACGAcgaccaaaaaccaaaaaaaaaaaaaaaaaaaagaagaaaaaaaccccccccaccaccacccttcgCCGGCCCGGCAGGTCGACGGCTGGcatcgccttcctcctcctcctcttcctcaccgtGGTGCTAACGAACCAGTGCATGAAACAGCATAAaggtccaatttttttttttttgtttttggtgcaCATACACTATAAGGCGGGGGTGGGCGggttgattatttttaattaacggTTGTTATTATATTTgtgaagggggcgggggggggaggctgagccggcgcagccccggcccgcctccccccgccccggccccctttTCTACGTAGAGTATCCAAGAGAAAAGCGTAAGGGTcgccccggctcccggctcctTTCTTTCCCGCGCGGGGCGGACGAGACCTGCGCCCGCGAGGCTGGCAGgattttggggcgggggggaggcactTTTTGGGATGGGGGCATTGAAATGCTAGCAAAGCACATACGCCCTATCCTAATTCTGGGGCACCAGCCTGGGCCTTGCGCGACTTGATCAAGGCCGGAGCGTTAGCTCTGCGCGGCTGCCAGCTCCGCTCCGACTTTATTCCCAGGAAAGGGCAGCGTTTAGGCGGTTAATTTGGGGCAATTGTTGACTTCGCctggtagttttattttttgccacCCTGTTTTCTATCATCTCCTGCATTTGGTTTCGGGGTtctttccgcccccccccccttctctgtGCTGGGtattcagcccccccccccccctttttaattttcactaaACAGGCTCTACCCAAGGGCAGCGTGAGCGCACCGTCTGCTTTTGCCAAAGAGCGTTTtattttcacccccccccccccccaaacctggggCAGGTGGTTCAGTGAACAGAAAAAGCTCGCAGGAAAAAGCAGCTGGTGCAGTTACCCCCTCCCCAGAGAGTTTGTTTAGTGAAAAACCgggcaaaaaaagtaaaatactcttagcaccccccccaccccaacccccttAGTGTGTCGTAAGCCCAGATGCTGCGTTACACTCAGCACTGCTCTTGGCGCATCTTTAGTAACGAGGCACTTAGTTAACGATGCTCTTGGCGCATCTGTAGTAACAAGGCACTTCTAGTTTAATGATGCTCTTGGTGCATCTTTAGGACCCGGAGGAGCTGGCAGGATGGTCCACGCACGCGCGGGGGGACGGCCGAGGTGGCGGGGGCATTTCCCGGCGGGTTTTTCTCGCACCCGGCGGGGGCGTCGGGCTCCGGCGTGGCCTCGGGGCGAGCCGCAAACCTGAGACGCTGGTGGGGGGAAAGAGCGTTATTCGGGAATAAATCCCTCTTTGCTTCGTCCCCCGGGACGGGACGCGGAGGATGGACCGTGCCCAGGGACGAAGCCCCCCCGCGGCGTGGCCGTACCTGGCTCGGGGACGCTGGCGCCGCCGTCCTCGGCCGGGCGCTGCTCCGCGGAGCCGGCTCACGGGTGAGAAACAGGCGGGAGCAGCGCGGCGAGTCCGGGCTGCCCCCTAGCACCACGCGAGGCCGGAGAAACTCGGCCGCCAAAAATAAcagtatttacaaaaaaaaaaaaaaaagagccctccCCATCCTGCCTGCTTGCTGCAAACTGCAGGGAGTTTTGGTTagaaagagaaggggggggggttaAAAATAGTA containing:
- the MFAP2 gene encoding microfibrillar-associated protein 2 isoform X4: MRAARLFLLCLPAALLAQGQYSRFEGITYPEPVQYSQYDQQSEIQDYYDYHDVTPRAPEEQFRYQSQQQSQQEVVPAPTPAAVPETEPTEPGPLDCREEQYPCTRLYSVHKPCKQCLNEICFYSLRRVYVINKEICVRTVCAHEELLRADLCRDKFSKCGVMATSGLCQTVVASCARSCGGC
- the MFAP2 gene encoding microfibrillar-associated protein 2 isoform X5 — its product is MRAARLFLLCLPALLAQGQYSRFEGITYPEPVQYSQYDQQSEIQDYYDYHDVTPRAPEEQFRYQSQQQSQQEVVPAPTPAAVPETEPTEPGPLDCREEQYPCTRLYSVHKPCKQCLNEICFYSLRRVYVINKEICVRTVCAHEELLRADLCRDKFSKCGVMATSGLCQTVVASCARSCGGC
- the MFAP2 gene encoding microfibrillar-associated protein 2 isoform X3; the protein is MQGLKPRASLETRPLRAHPATSRPAPRPRRCRDHESSASFPAVSASSAPGPGTVQQVRRHHLPRAGAVFPVRPAIRNSRLLRLSRCDPARPRGAVSVPVAAAIPAGGRAGTHPSCRPRDGAHGAGTAGLPGGAVPLHQALLGPQALQAVPERDLLLQPPPGLRDQQGDLRPHRVRPRRAAASRPVPRQVLQVRGDGHQRALPDRGRLLRPQLRRLLSSRGGGGKTRNDDQKPKKKKKKRRKKPPPPPPFAGPAGRRLASPSSSSSSSPWC
- the MFAP2 gene encoding microfibrillar-associated protein 2 isoform X1; the protein is MFDLDQGTRLCLGFPPFLGRGGGRGRIRCSIRTQRSPHAGGRSSSLILELLGADGRAHGVGKGREQHAAPTADRSALIQLPPGRPRAPVAAVTMRAARLFLLCLPAALLAQGQYSRFEGITYPEPVQYSQYDQQSEIQDYYDYHDVTPRAPEEQFRYQSQQQSQQEVVPAPTPAAVPETEPTEPGPLDCREEQYPCTRLYSVHKPCKQCLNEICFYSLRRVYVINKEICVRTVCAHEELLRADLCRDKFSKCGVMATSGLCQTVVASCARSCGGC
- the MFAP2 gene encoding microfibrillar-associated protein 2 isoform X2 produces the protein MFDLDQGTRLCLGFPPFLGRGGGRGRIRCSIRTQRSPHAGGRSSSLILELLGADGRAHGVGKGREQHAAPTADRSALIQLPPGRPRAPVAAVTMRAARLFLLCLPALLAQGQYSRFEGITYPEPVQYSQYDQQSEIQDYYDYHDVTPRAPEEQFRYQSQQQSQQEVVPAPTPAAVPETEPTEPGPLDCREEQYPCTRLYSVHKPCKQCLNEICFYSLRRVYVINKEICVRTVCAHEELLRADLCRDKFSKCGVMATSGLCQTVVASCARSCGGC